One region of Verrucomicrobiota bacterium genomic DNA includes:
- a CDS encoding septum formation inhibitor Maf, translating to MNSLLSTLRHSGVAFVAGFTVSCASPFPETSAKSIEDYWFDKAEITRYDLEQLRYGEIRSGESVLIFVTEPFLSEQQVKHEYGPGDDAVPVLKLNRLRSFKTGIYPYEMMTSIFQPVHETGPAPSGLKIATSTTEWCGLVFQQVNRRSDALEVEVRSYFQREADQDVSLPEAWTEDELWTRLRLDPQSLPTGEFSLFPETFFQRLAHLQPVLVEASAELDFSDATASYTINTPSLARTISISFESDFPHRILGWEETVNGQLFSKGTATHSEMLYYWENNAIKDEPLRQKLGFDR from the coding sequence GTGAACTCATTACTCTCCACTCTCCGCCATTCCGGCGTGGCCTTCGTCGCCGGATTTACGGTATCCTGTGCTTCTCCCTTTCCTGAGACTTCTGCGAAAAGTATAGAAGACTACTGGTTCGATAAGGCAGAAATCACCCGATACGATCTGGAGCAGTTGCGGTATGGCGAGATCCGGTCTGGCGAAAGTGTCCTGATTTTTGTCACCGAGCCCTTTCTCTCCGAGCAACAGGTGAAGCACGAGTACGGTCCCGGAGATGATGCCGTTCCCGTTCTGAAGCTAAATCGCCTGCGGTCCTTTAAAACAGGAATTTATCCTTACGAAATGATGACCTCGATTTTTCAGCCCGTGCACGAGACTGGCCCTGCTCCCTCGGGACTGAAAATAGCTACCAGCACTACAGAGTGGTGTGGACTCGTATTCCAACAGGTCAACCGCCGCTCCGATGCCCTGGAGGTAGAGGTACGCTCCTACTTCCAGCGAGAGGCGGATCAGGACGTTTCCCTACCTGAGGCTTGGACGGAGGATGAGCTTTGGACGAGACTTCGACTAGACCCGCAGTCTCTTCCAACGGGAGAATTTTCACTTTTCCCAGAAACCTTTTTTCAACGGCTGGCCCATCTACAACCTGTTTTGGTTGAGGCAAGTGCGGAACTAGATTTTTCCGATGCTACCGCATCCTACACGATCAATACGCCCTCGTTAGCACGGACGATTTCGATCAGTTTTGAGAGTGATTTTCCTCACCGAATTCTTGGGTGGGAAGAGACGGTTAACGGGCAGCTCTTTTCGAAGGGCAC